The genomic segment GCTGGTAATTGCCGATGCTCCACTGGTCAAAACCCGTGCCGGTATAATCAAAACCGGTGACCAGCGCGTAAAAAATCCCCGTATAGTCCATCTTGAAATCAAAGACGAAGGAATCCGGACTTTCAAATTCATCATCGCTATAGGTGAGCAGATTACCCAGTTCATCGAAAATATACAGGATGCTGTCGAAGAAATCGTCATTGTTACTGTTGACAAGAGAGATCACCTCAAGGTTAAAGATATCTCCCTCTTCCCCATGAAACGCATACCAGTCCCATTCGCCAATTTGCGACAGGCTGCCTTCGATGGAAATGGCATTCACATTCAGGCGATTGTTCGCATTACGGCCCTCAACAATGGTATTGGGCACGTCAAGTTTTGCCAGATCCACCATTTGCGCACTACCGATCGAGCTGTGATCGCCATCCGTTTCCGCCACGACCTGACCGTTTTCGTTAAAGGCCAGCTTGATCGCCGAACGTTCACTGAAAAACCGGTCCGTCACAACAGAATCAGCCAGAGACAGTCCCGCACTAAACCCGGAGCCCATCAGGTGCAGGGTGGTTTCCGTTCCGTTACGCGGTCCGGTATACTCCGGCAGGAAGGCGTCATCCGGAGGTGTGCCCGTGGTCGGAAGCCCTTCACCGATCGGCCCCCAGGCTTCATAATGTCGCAGCCCCTGAATATGCCCCAGCTCATGCGCGCCCGTCTGGGCGCTTTGAATCACCGTGGCAAGCGCCCGGTTCTCTGGCGTGTCCACCATCCCTGTCACCGCTTCAAAACCGCCAGAAGAAAACAGCGCCCAGACATTGCCGTCCACATTGGCATTGTCGCCGCGGGCCAGGTTTCGAAAATCAATGGAATCAGCGATGCCGAACAAAATTGACGTAATGGCGCCACCATCGTCAACGATGATTCCGGCTGGGCCGGCATCAGCCCCCTCACCCGGCATATTGGCATTAAAGAAAATGGTGCTGTATTCCCCTTCTGTAGGTTGTTCCGTGGTGAACTGGAAATTAAACTGGCCGTAATCCGCCTGAAAACGTTGCTGGATATATGCCCTTTCTTCCGCAGAATAAATATGTTCATCAAAAACCCGGGTAATATCGGCCCCCGTGCCGTCCGGGTTTTCCTTATAGGTCCGGCTGTAGGTTCCCGTGGTCGCACTGTCAAAATCCAGATACACCACCTGTGGACCCTGGCTGGACGCACCGGTACTTGCCGGTTGGGTAGATGTTGCAATAGAGGGGGACAGATCTTGTGTCGTAACACCGGCGGCCGTCACTTCCGGCACATTACGTCCCAACAGGAGCTTTTCCTGTTTGCTGATGGGCAATGACTTCCAATGCGAGCAGGTTGTGCTGTGCTGATGCTGGACATAAGACAACAAATACTGTTCATTCTCTGGTGTGAGCGTGGTTGCCATGGCCAAGGAAGGGACGATGCCCAGAAGGGCCCCTCCTATGATAGATTTATATAGGTATTTCAATGAAATAGTTGGTTTTTTCATTTATATCCCCTTAAAAACCAGAATTGACAATGTTTGCCCGAGAGAACCTCGGGCAAAAAGTTACGCATTACGCAAATGAAGGCTGAGATTCAGCCCATGAACAGGTTGGGCTGTCGGTTTTTTTTACAGAATCCGGGACACCCCCTCCCTTCGCAAAGGTGCTAAGCAAATTCTGTACCATGATGGGCAACCCCACCAGTAACGGGAGTCTGGACCGTGGAAATGCTATTTTTTGAAATTTTCGCAGTCAAAAGTGTAAAGAATTCAAGACAGTCTGAAATCCCGAAATAAGGGCTGGGGCAGGATGTCGTCAAATTATGCTGATTTTTTTCAACCGGATATGTTACTGGTGGGAAAGAGGTGGAGGGAAGATATAAGCATGACAGATCCGAAAAACGGCGTTTCCGACAAACCAATTGGCGTAACGGAAATTTTCTGGCGGTTTTTGCTACTGGGCTGTACCTCCTTTGGCGGGCCGGTCGCACATCTGGGATATTTTCGGGATGAATTTGTCAAAAGACGACGCTGGATCAGCGATCAGGCCTATGCGGATCTGATTGCCTTTTGCCAGTTTCTTCCGGGACCCGCTTCCAGTCAGGTTGGCATGGCCATCGGCCTCAGCAAAGGCGGATATGGTGGCATGTTCGCTGCCTGGGTGGCCTTTACCCTGCCTTCTGCCCTGATAATGTTTGGTTTTGCCTATGGGGTCAACCAGTATAGTGATCTTCTGGGGGGAGGCTGGATTTTAGGTCTCAAAGCCGCAACCGTGGCCATCGTGGCTCAGGCGCTGCTGGGTATGGCTTCCTCTCTCACGCCAGACCGGCGCACAGCCAGCATTGCCCTTGTTGCCCTGCTCGTGGTTTTCCTTATTCCCGGTGCTGTCGGTCAGGTCACGGCCATTCTTATTGGGGGATTCCTTGGCACATTCTGGTGCCGTCACGCCCCCCAAACACAGCAGGATAACCACAAGCTCGGGGGAAATACCAGGGCCGGTACAGCGGCATTTTTGCTGATCCTTTTTGCAACACTAATGGTTGTCCTGCCGGTTGTCGCCACTTTCACCCCCGCACAGGGCCTTACCCTTCTGGACAGTTTTTACCGGGCCGGCGCCTTGGTCTTTGGCGGCGGGCACGTGGTTTTGCCGCTATTACAGGCGGAAATGGTGCAAACCGGACTGGTCAGCCGCGAAGATTTTCTGGCCGGATACGGTCTTGCCCAGGCCGTACCCGGCCCGCTTTTCACTTTTTCCAGCTATCTGGGCGCCATAGCCGCTGGCCCCCTGCCCGCCACCGCCAAGGCCGGTATTGCCACACTGGGCATTTTTCTGCCGTCCTTTTTTCTGGTAATCGGCGGCTTGCCGTTGTGGAATCGCATGCGGCGCATGTCACGGGCCCGCAAGGCCATGACTGGCGTCAATGCCGCTGTGGTTGGTCTGCTCGCCGCCGCCCTTTACGACCCTGTTTTTACGGAAGGCATAACGGGAACCGCCACTCTGGCCATCGCAGCGGTGAGTTTCATTGCGCTCAAACACTGGAACATCCCGGCCTGGGCCATTGTCATTGTGGCGGGGCTGGCCGGAGGCGCACTGCTTTAGAGTAAATTGAGCCAACCTATTCACAATTCACTCTAAGCTCCGGAAAGCGCTGGTCATCAGGCTAAAATCATCTCTTCGCAGGTTTCGTTTTGCATGATCGCCACCACTTCATCGACATCATCGGTACCCCGGATGAGATTGAGATCGAGAGTGTCAATGGTGCCATAGCGGATCATGGTTTTTTCAAGAAAAGGGATCAGCTCCTGCCAATAGTCCTGCCCAAAGGCGATGACCGGAAAGTTACGTACCTTCCCGGTTTGCATCAGGGTGAGCGTTTCAAACATTTCATCCAATGTACCGAACCCGCCGGGCATCAGCACAAACCCCTGTGAGTAGCGCACCAGCATCAGCTTGCGCACGAAAAAATATTTAAACGTGGCGCTGATGTCCAAATAGGGATTGGGCGCCTGTTCCCGCGGCAGATGAATATTGCAGCCGATGGACAGGGCGCCGTTTTCCTGCGCTCCCCTGTTGGCGGCTTCCATAATGCCCGGCCCGCCACCGGTCATGATGGAAAATCCGGCTTGACCAAGGCGGCCGGCCAGCGTCCGGGTCTGATGGTAATATGGGTGTTGTTCGTCAAAACGGGCCGATCCGAAAATGGTGATGCACGGACCAATGTTTCGCAAAAGGCTGAACCCGCGCCACATTTCCCGCGACACCTGATACAGACGTAAAACATCCTTGAGCCAGCTTTTGGATTCATGAAGAAGTTTTTCCTGATTGTTCAGGGGCATACTCATTTCCGCACGATGTCAAGGATTTCCACGGGCCGGCTCATGATCTGATTGCGTACGGGAGATGCCGGGTCCGCCACCGGTGCCGTGGTGGGCTGCTGTTGGATTTTGCGCACCACATCCATACCGGAAATGACAACGCCAAAAGCGGCATAGCCCTGCCGGTCCGGATTGCGGTCACTGCCATAATCAAGCGCCGGGTTATCGCCTATGGTGATAAAAAATTCACTGTCCGCCGTACCTGGGGCAAGTCGCGCCATAGAAATCACGCCATCCCGGTGCAAAATGCCGGTTTGCTCTGTGGTCTCATGAACAATGGGCGGGCGGGCCTCAACGGCGCGGTTTCGCCCTCCCTGAATCAGGGTGATGGTCGTTTCGGCCGGGCGTTGATTATCCAACCGGACAGCCCGGTAAAAAAGGCCGCCCCTATACAACCCCGCCTCCATATTCTTGAGAAAATTATCCACTGTTACCGGGGCCCGCTCCGGATACAGCGCAACGGTAATATCACCCAAACTGGTTCTAATCACCACCGGTATTATTCTCTCTTCAGCCCTGAGCATGCCAGCCGCCATAATAGACAGGCACAACGTCATTCCCACGATAATAAGGTTTTTGAGGGCTTTCATGCCGCCTCTCCCTTCTTTTCGGCCGAGGATGTTCTGGGTTTGCTGTGGGAGACAACATACCAGAGCGTCACCAAAAATAAAAATAACAGGACCGCATAGACGATCAGATTAAGGCGGGTCCACCCCAGCGTTTCAAAAATATACCCCGAACTGAGCGACGCCGCTGCCATCATACTGTACACCAGAAAATCGTTGACGCCCTGGGCAAACGTCTTTTCCGATTCTGTATGGGCCTCGGCGAGCAGCGTTGTTCCCGCCGTAAACATAAAATTCCAGCCAAAACCAACCAGCGCCAAAGACAGATAAAAATTGCTGAGTTCAATATCGTAAATGGCCACTGCCGCAGCGATGGCGTAACTGGCCATACCCAGAAAAATAATCGGGACCGCACCGAATCGCGCAATCAATGAGCCCGTCACAAAGGCAGGAGCGAACATGGCAAGAACATGAACCTGTATGACCATGGCGGCATCGGTGGTCTGGTATCCGCAGAACATCACCGCCAGCGGGGAAGCAGTCATCACAAAAGACATCAGCAGATATCCGCCACCCGCATTCAGACAAGCGCAAATAAAAGTTGGGCGTCGCAGAACGCCCCAAGGGGTTTTCTGGCTGGAAGGCACCGGCATATTACGTCTGCCGTTGCCGTCATGAACCATCGGCTGAACCTTATGCGGAACCCTTAACAGGGCGATCGGAATTTGCGCCAGAAGGCTAAGGCAAAGCACCAGCGCATAGGGACCGGCAAAAGTTAAAGGTTCCAGAACTGAGGTGAAATATCCCGTAATGGTAGGAGTCAGGAGAGCCGCAGCGATACCGCCCGCGAGGACAAAGGAAACCGCCTGTTTCTGGCGGTTCGGCGAACTCACTTCCATGGCGGTAAAGCGATAAAAGGCCGCAAAGGCCTGATAATTCCCGTGAAACCAGGTCGCCAGACAAAACAGGATAAAATCCTGCCGGACCAGAGCATATAGAGCCAGCGCCCCGCTGGTCAGCGCATTCAGGGCCCCGACCTGAAATCCCCGTTTGCGCCCGAACTTTCTCATGAAATAGGACGCCGGCACCGCAGAGAATGCCGACCCTAGCACCGCCGTCGCCACTGGCAATGCCGCCCATACCGGGTCCGGCGACAGCATTTTGCCGACCAGCGCCGAATAGGTCAGCAGCGTCATGGTGGAGGCCAGCATCAACGCCTGGCACAGGCTGAGAAGAAAAATATTCAGTTTTTCACGGGGCATGAATAACTCAGGACAGGGCTGATGGCGACTACAGGTTGATTACCATGCCATCATAAGCAGGTTCGATGTGCCCGGGAAGCTGTTTTTTCAAAGTTGCATAATCCATATCCCAGGTCATGTGCGTGAGCACCGCCCGTTTGGGCTTAAAAAGCTTGATATAATCCAAGGTCCTTTCAAGATGGGTGTGGGTCGGATGCGGTTCCGGCCGCAAGGCATCAACAACCCATAAATCCAGGTTATGGAGATATTTGTGACTTTCTTCAGGTATCACATTAAAATCTGTGCTATAAGCCACTTTATTCAAACGGAAACCATATGATGTGGTGTTGCCGTGGTTTTGCAAAAACGGCTGTATGTCAATGGCACCGATGCGAAAGGGGGACGTCTCAATTTCATGCATGTTGGCAATCGCCGGATATCCCCCCTG from the Luteithermobacter gelatinilyticus genome contains:
- a CDS encoding TIGR00730 family Rossman fold protein — encoded protein: MPLNNQEKLLHESKSWLKDVLRLYQVSREMWRGFSLLRNIGPCITIFGSARFDEQHPYYHQTRTLAGRLGQAGFSIMTGGGPGIMEAANRGAQENGALSIGCNIHLPREQAPNPYLDISATFKYFFVRKLMLVRYSQGFVLMPGGFGTLDEMFETLTLMQTGKVRNFPVIAFGQDYWQELIPFLEKTMIRYGTIDTLDLNLIRGTDDVDEVVAIMQNETCEEMILA
- a CDS encoding peptidylprolyl isomerase; the encoded protein is MKALKNLIIVGMTLCLSIMAAGMLRAEERIIPVVIRTSLGDITVALYPERAPVTVDNFLKNMEAGLYRGGLFYRAVRLDNQRPAETTITLIQGGRNRAVEARPPIVHETTEQTGILHRDGVISMARLAPGTADSEFFITIGDNPALDYGSDRNPDRQGYAAFGVVISGMDVVRKIQQQPTTAPVADPASPVRNQIMSRPVEILDIVRK
- a CDS encoding MFS transporter, coding for MPREKLNIFLLSLCQALMLASTMTLLTYSALVGKMLSPDPVWAALPVATAVLGSAFSAVPASYFMRKFGRKRGFQVGALNALTSGALALYALVRQDFILFCLATWFHGNYQAFAAFYRFTAMEVSSPNRQKQAVSFVLAGGIAAALLTPTITGYFTSVLEPLTFAGPYALVLCLSLLAQIPIALLRVPHKVQPMVHDGNGRRNMPVPSSQKTPWGVLRRPTFICACLNAGGGYLLMSFVMTASPLAVMFCGYQTTDAAMVIQVHVLAMFAPAFVTGSLIARFGAVPIIFLGMASYAIAAAVAIYDIELSNFYLSLALVGFGWNFMFTAGTTLLAEAHTESEKTFAQGVNDFLVYSMMAAASLSSGYIFETLGWTRLNLIVYAVLLFLFLVTLWYVVSHSKPRTSSAEKKGEAA
- a CDS encoding MBL fold metallo-hydrolase, translating into MKVTILGCGTSGGVPRIGNIWGVCDRNNPKNRRRRSSIYVEEQGTALLVDTSPDLREQCLDAGITRLDGVLYTHDHADHTHGIDDLRGIFQCMKKRVDVYAGPETRAVLKRRFDYIFTSQGGYPAIANMHEIETSPFRIGAIDIQPFLQNHGNTTSYGFRLNKVAYSTDFNVIPEESHKYLHNLDLWVVDALRPEPHPTHTHLERTLDYIKLFKPKRAVLTHMTWDMDYATLKKQLPGHIEPAYDGMVINL
- the chrA gene encoding chromate efflux transporter — translated: MTDPKNGVSDKPIGVTEIFWRFLLLGCTSFGGPVAHLGYFRDEFVKRRRWISDQAYADLIAFCQFLPGPASSQVGMAIGLSKGGYGGMFAAWVAFTLPSALIMFGFAYGVNQYSDLLGGGWILGLKAATVAIVAQALLGMASSLTPDRRTASIALVALLVVFLIPGAVGQVTAILIGGFLGTFWCRHAPQTQQDNHKLGGNTRAGTAAFLLILFATLMVVLPVVATFTPAQGLTLLDSFYRAGALVFGGGHVVLPLLQAEMVQTGLVSREDFLAGYGLAQAVPGPLFTFSSYLGAIAAGPLPATAKAGIATLGIFLPSFFLVIGGLPLWNRMRRMSRARKAMTGVNAAVVGLLAAALYDPVFTEGITGTATLAIAAVSFIALKHWNIPAWAIVIVAGLAGGALL